From the Desulfosarcina sp. BuS5 genome, one window contains:
- the tnpC gene encoding IS66 family transposase → MKTPERIDLDVKQLDALLKRVKELLPPEDYELIKAMADTIYLLSQCVDNKAASIRRLLRMLFGATTEKTGKTKAHPKKKNSVKAKKGHGRKPAKNYTGAKKVRVFHDTLKPGDNCPECLKGKVYELKEPQRIIRITGNAPLSGTVYEMQRLRCNLCGAIFTASTPENVGEDKYDAKAKAMIALLKYGTGMPFNRLKDLQQSLGIPLPASTQFEIVDQMAMELTPIYQEFIRQGAQGDIIHNDDTTMKVLSLMKENKENNPERKGIFTTGILSKTDDHKIALFFTGRQHAGENLMDLLKRRIGLSPPIQMCDALSRNVPKEFETLLANCLTHGRRQFVDVLQSFPEECSYVLEILAEVYKNDKITKEQNMEAEERLRFHQDNSGPLMKKLNTWFHKQIDQHLVEPNSGLGQAIGYMLKHWEALTLFLREPGVPLDNNICEQALKKVVLHRKNALFYKTEHGAMVGDLFMSLIHTCNLSGTNPFDYLTALLEHASELSESPDKWMPWNYKSALIEPDNPEA, encoded by the coding sequence GTGAAGACCCCGGAACGTATAGACCTGGACGTCAAGCAGTTAGATGCTCTTTTAAAGCGTGTTAAAGAACTGTTGCCACCTGAGGACTATGAACTCATCAAGGCTATGGCTGACACTATCTACCTTTTAAGTCAGTGTGTGGACAATAAAGCCGCCTCCATACGACGGCTGTTGCGCATGCTGTTTGGTGCAACTACCGAAAAAACTGGAAAAACAAAGGCTCACCCAAAAAAGAAGAATTCTGTTAAAGCTAAAAAAGGTCATGGCCGCAAACCTGCTAAAAATTATACCGGGGCAAAAAAAGTCAGAGTCTTCCATGATACTCTTAAACCTGGAGACAACTGCCCTGAATGTTTAAAGGGCAAGGTATATGAATTAAAGGAGCCGCAGCGAATCATACGCATCACCGGAAACGCTCCATTAAGTGGAACTGTCTATGAAATGCAGCGTTTACGCTGTAATCTCTGTGGAGCAATTTTCACCGCATCGACACCTGAAAATGTGGGTGAAGACAAATATGATGCAAAAGCCAAGGCCATGATTGCTCTTTTGAAATATGGTACCGGTATGCCATTTAACAGACTTAAAGATCTTCAGCAAAGTCTTGGCATACCATTGCCTGCATCGACACAGTTCGAGATTGTCGATCAAATGGCAATGGAACTTACTCCGATTTATCAGGAATTTATCCGTCAGGGCGCTCAGGGCGATATCATTCATAATGATGACACCACTATGAAGGTTTTGTCCCTGATGAAGGAAAACAAAGAAAATAACCCGGAACGTAAAGGTATATTTACCACGGGTATACTGTCAAAAACCGATGATCATAAAATTGCACTGTTTTTTACCGGCCGTCAGCATGCCGGAGAAAACTTGATGGATTTACTTAAGCGTCGTATTGGTCTGAGCCCACCCATTCAGATGTGTGATGCTCTGTCCAGAAATGTTCCCAAAGAATTCGAAACTCTGCTGGCAAATTGTCTTACACATGGACGAAGACAGTTTGTTGACGTACTGCAAAGCTTCCCGGAAGAGTGCAGTTATGTACTCGAAATCCTCGCAGAGGTATATAAAAATGATAAGATTACCAAAGAACAGAACATGGAAGCTGAAGAACGGCTACGGTTTCATCAGGACAACAGCGGTCCGCTGATGAAAAAGCTCAACACCTGGTTTCACAAACAAATAGACCAACATTTGGTGGAGCCCAACAGCGGGCTGGGCCAGGCTATTGGCTACATGCTCAAACATTGGGAGGCGTTGACCCTTTTTCTCAGGGAACCAGGTGTACCTTTGGACAACAATATTTGCGAACAGGCTTTGAAAAAGGTCGTTCTGCATCGCAAGAATGCTCTGTTTTATAAAACTGAGCATGGTGCCATGGTAGGTGATCTGTTCATGAGTCTGATTCATACCTGTAATTTATCCGGTACCAATCCTTTTGATTACCTGACAGCACTGCTGGAACATGCCTCTGAGTTGTCAGAATCCCCAGATAAATGGATGCCGTGGAATTATAAATCCGCACTGATTGAACCGGACAATCCTGAAGCATAA
- a CDS encoding DUF4338 domain-containing protein — translation MFTYRGRVVTDKDIIFIKELIAQNPDASRRALSRKLCIAWNWVQANGALRDMVCRGMMLELHRAGFIRLPDKKCNPHNPFVERRKPKKIQINQTLLETKLAKIRPLEFCQVRRSPHEKMFNSLIEYYHYLGYCHSVGEQLKYIVYTDGRPIACFAWSSAARHIGCRDRFIGWDAKTRKKNLHLLAYNTRFLILPWVRVPHLASHLLGHMIKILALDWRKIYNHPIWYLETFVDKTRFAGTCYKAANWKYLGDTTGRGKNDQTFKPNRSIKAVWGYPLAKNFRSLLRGDTQ, via the coding sequence ATGTTTACGTATAGAGGCAGAGTCGTTACTGACAAAGATATTATTTTTATCAAGGAGCTTATTGCTCAAAATCCGGATGCCAGCCGCCGGGCGCTTTCCAGAAAACTGTGCATAGCCTGGAATTGGGTCCAGGCCAATGGGGCATTGCGTGATATGGTCTGTCGGGGTATGATGTTAGAACTGCACCGTGCAGGATTCATACGTCTGCCGGACAAAAAATGTAATCCCCATAATCCATTTGTAGAACGTAGAAAACCTAAAAAAATTCAGATCAATCAAACTTTACTGGAAACAAAATTAGCCAAAATACGGCCGCTTGAATTTTGCCAGGTACGCAGAAGCCCGCATGAAAAAATGTTCAACAGCCTGATCGAGTATTACCATTATCTGGGTTACTGCCATTCAGTGGGCGAACAGCTGAAATACATCGTTTATACTGATGGGCGGCCAATAGCATGTTTTGCCTGGTCTTCTGCAGCGAGGCATATAGGCTGCAGGGACAGGTTTATCGGCTGGGATGCGAAGACGCGTAAAAAAAATCTGCACCTTTTGGCGTATAATACACGATTTTTAATTCTACCATGGGTGCGCGTACCACATCTGGCCTCCCATCTTCTTGGTCACATGATAAAAATCTTGGCCCTGGATTGGCGTAAAATCTACAATCATCCCATCTGGTACCTTGAAACTTTTGTGGACAAAACCCGTTTTGCCGGTACCTGTTACAAGGCTGCGAACTGGAAGTATCTTGGAGACACCACCGGCAGGGGTAAAAATGATCAAACATTTAAACCGAACCGATCTATAAAGGCTGTTTGGGGATATCCATTAGCCAAAAATTTTCGCAGCCTTTTACGGGGGGACACACAGTGA
- a CDS encoding IS66 family transposase — protein sequence MKTPERIDLDVKQLDALLKRVKELLPPEDYELIKAMADTIYLLSQCVDNKAASIRRLLRMLFGATTEKTGKTKAHPKKKNSVKAKKGHGRKPAKNYTGAKKVRVFHDTLKPGDNCPECLKGKVYELKEPQRIIRITGNAPLSGTVYEMQRLRCNLCGAIFTASTPENVGEDKYDAKAKAMIALLKYGTGMPFNRLKDLQQSLGIPLPASTQFEIVDQMAMELTPIYQEFIRQGAQGDIIHNDDTTMKVLSLMKENKENNPERKGIFTTGILSKTDDHKIALFFTGRQHAGENLMDLLKRRIGLSPPIQMCDALSRNVPKEFETLLANCLTHGRRQFVDVLQSFPEECSYVLEILAEVYKNDKITKEQNMEAEERLRFHQDNSGPLMKKLNTWFHKQIDQHLVEPNSGLGQAIGYMLKHWEALTLFLREPGVPLDNNICEQALKVSFRQACMKNKFK from the coding sequence GTGAAGACCCCGGAACGTATAGACCTGGACGTCAAGCAGTTAGATGCTCTTTTAAAGCGTGTTAAAGAACTGTTGCCACCTGAGGACTATGAACTCATCAAGGCTATGGCTGACACTATCTACCTTTTAAGTCAGTGTGTGGACAATAAAGCCGCCTCCATACGACGGCTGTTGCGCATGCTGTTTGGTGCAACTACCGAAAAAACTGGAAAAACAAAGGCTCACCCAAAAAAGAAGAATTCTGTTAAAGCTAAAAAAGGTCATGGCCGCAAACCTGCTAAAAATTATACCGGGGCAAAAAAAGTCAGAGTCTTCCATGATACTCTTAAACCTGGAGACAACTGCCCTGAATGTTTAAAGGGCAAGGTATATGAATTAAAGGAGCCGCAGCGAATCATACGCATCACCGGAAACGCTCCATTAAGTGGAACTGTCTATGAAATGCAGCGTTTACGCTGTAATCTCTGTGGAGCAATTTTCACCGCATCGACACCTGAAAATGTGGGTGAAGACAAATATGATGCAAAAGCCAAGGCCATGATTGCTCTTTTGAAATATGGTACCGGTATGCCATTTAACAGACTTAAAGATCTTCAGCAAAGTCTTGGCATACCATTGCCTGCATCGACACAGTTCGAGATTGTCGATCAAATGGCAATGGAACTTACTCCGATTTATCAGGAATTTATCCGTCAGGGCGCTCAGGGCGATATCATTCATAATGATGACACCACTATGAAGGTTTTGTCCCTGATGAAGGAAAACAAAGAAAATAACCCGGAACGTAAAGGTATATTTACCACGGGTATACTGTCAAAAACCGATGATCATAAAATTGCACTGTTTTTTACCGGCCGTCAGCATGCCGGAGAAAACTTGATGGATTTACTTAAGCGTCGTATTGGTCTGAGCCCACCCATTCAGATGTGTGATGCTCTGTCCAGAAATGTTCCCAAAGAATTCGAAACTCTGCTGGCAAATTGTCTTACACATGGACGAAGACAGTTTGTTGACGTACTGCAAAGCTTCCCGGAAGAGTGCAGTTATGTACTCGAAATCCTCGCAGAGGTATATAAAAATGATAAGATTACCAAAGAACAGAACATGGAAGCTGAAGAACGGCTGCGGTTTCATCAGGACAACAGCGGTCCGCTGATGAAAAAGCTCAACACCTGGTTTCACAAACAAATAGACCAACATTTGGTGGAGCCCAACAGCGGGCTGGGCCAGGCTATTGGCTACATGCTCAAACATTGGGAGGCGTTGACCCTTTTTCTCAGGGAACCAGGTGTACCTTTGGACAACAATATTTGCGAACAGGCTTTGAAAGTGTCCTTTCGGCAAGCGTGCATGAAAAACAAATTCAAATAA
- a CDS encoding DUF4338 domain-containing protein yields the protein MFTYRGRVVTDKDIIFIKELIAQNPDASRRALSRKLCIAWNWVQANGALRDMVCRGMMLELHRAGFIRLPDKKCNPHNPFVERRKPKKIQINQTLLETKLAKIRPLEFCQVRRSPHEKMFNSLIEYYHYLGYCHPVGEQLKYIVYTDGRPIACFAWSSAARHIGCRDRFIGWDAKTRKKNLHLLAYNTRFLILPWVRVPHLASHLLGHMIKILALDWRKIYNHPIWYLETFVDKTRFAGTCYKAANWKYLGDTTGRGKNDQTFKPNRSIKAVWGYPLAKNFRSLLRGDTQ from the coding sequence ATGTTTACGTATAGAGGCAGAGTCGTTACTGACAAAGATATTATTTTTATCAAGGAGCTTATTGCTCAAAATCCGGATGCCAGCCGCCGGGCGCTTTCCAGAAAACTGTGCATAGCCTGGAATTGGGTCCAGGCCAATGGGGCATTGCGTGATATGGTCTGTCGGGGTATGATGTTAGAACTGCACCGTGCAGGATTCATACGTCTGCCGGACAAAAAATGTAATCCCCATAATCCATTTGTAGAACGTAGAAAACCTAAAAAAATTCAGATCAATCAAACTTTACTGGAAACAAAATTAGCCAAAATACGGCCGCTTGAATTTTGCCAGGTACGCAGAAGCCCGCATGAAAAAATGTTCAACAGCCTGATCGAGTATTACCATTATCTGGGTTACTGCCATCCAGTGGGCGAACAGCTGAAATACATCGTTTATACTGATGGGCGGCCAATAGCATGTTTTGCCTGGTCTTCTGCAGCGAGGCATATAGGCTGCAGGGACAGGTTTATCGGCTGGGATGCGAAGACGCGTAAAAAAAATCTGCACCTTTTGGCGTATAATACACGATTTTTAATTCTACCATGGGTGCGCGTACCACATCTGGCCTCCCATCTTCTTGGTCACATGATAAAAATCTTGGCCCTGGATTGGCGTAAAATCTACAATCATCCCATCTGGTACCTTGAAACTTTTGTGGACAAAACCCGTTTTGCCGGTACCTGTTACAAGGCTGCGAACTGGAAGTATCTTGGAGACACCACCGGCAGGGGTAAAAATGATCAGACATTTAAACCGAACCGATCTATAAAGGCTGTTTGGGGATATCCATTAGCCAAAAATTTTCGCAGCCTTTTACGGGGGGACACACAGTGA
- a CDS encoding HNH endonuclease signature motif containing protein: protein MAYVNERPNIPAEIRRSVEVEAGHTCSVKNCIEHSYLEIHHINENRKDNRRENLILLCDKHHKMAHKGIIDRKALKEYKKLLSENNISTAVNVDLEEIKRVKEFITEYQYLFSCLFQNGRENAYFFDSQAFSLLDCLFNIAWIANPLRSFNSRAQKLQDEIIHNLQQIYHSFDLDKYQDIGKSLKYMAPYNLPNRDEDIENRRENMEKWIRKIYECSDEI, encoded by the coding sequence ATGGCGTATGTTAATGAAAGACCTAATATCCCCGCAGAAATCCGAAGATCCGTAGAAGTTGAGGCTGGTCATACTTGTTCTGTTAAAAATTGTATAGAACATAGTTACTTAGAAATACATCACATCAATGAGAATCGAAAAGACAATAGAAGAGAGAACCTTATATTACTTTGTGATAAACATCATAAAATGGCGCATAAGGGTATTATTGATAGAAAAGCTCTTAAGGAATACAAAAAACTTTTATCTGAAAATAATATCTCAACAGCTGTAAATGTTGACTTAGAGGAAATTAAAAGGGTTAAAGAATTTATCACAGAGTATCAGTATTTGTTCTCATGCTTATTTCAAAATGGTAGAGAGAACGCTTATTTCTTCGACTCACAAGCCTTTTCCCTTCTTGATTGTTTATTCAATATTGCTTGGATTGCAAATCCATTAAGGTCCTTTAACTCAAGAGCCCAAAAACTACAAGACGAAATTATTCACAATCTTCAACAGATTTATCATTCGTTTGATTTAGATAAGTATCAAGACATCGGGAAATCCTTAAAATATATGGCTCCTTATAATTTACCTAACCGAGATGAAGATATAGAGAATCGTAGGGAAAATATGGAAAAATGGATTCGTAAAATTTATGAATGTTCAGACGAAATCTGA
- a CDS encoding transposase codes for MHACRKDTNILPILDPLAVQELYIDSEYTKEKDFHYYKKVVFKNGDIFICLKKNKQILKLIKPATDSDEEWEPFNKDDEFKAIQVKLPKTGLEMKIVILRDREKKTENIRCFSSTNLQLHSKDILRKYRFRWVIENGIKDLVSSYFIDEIFGLDPVKVEFEFYCVMVARLAYEYFLKELGGQYYNKVDGNKCTLQKMRTLLFEKRNCKIEQDHSGNLILTLLDWQKKGTIEDHVSKMLLSLKEKGKNKTLWWNNRSVFLRAKNQYDFLKSVQ; via the coding sequence ATGCACGCTTGCCGAAAGGACACAAATATTCTTCCAATTTTAGATCCCTTAGCCGTACAAGAACTTTATATTGATTCAGAATATACCAAAGAAAAAGACTTCCATTATTATAAGAAGGTTGTTTTTAAAAATGGTGATATTTTTATTTGTCTAAAAAAAAATAAACAAATTCTTAAATTAATCAAACCTGCTACAGACAGCGATGAAGAATGGGAACCCTTTAACAAGGATGACGAATTCAAGGCAATACAAGTCAAATTACCCAAAACAGGGCTTGAAATGAAAATTGTTATTCTTAGAGATCGAGAAAAAAAAACTGAAAACATACGGTGTTTTAGTTCTACCAACCTGCAACTTCATTCAAAAGACATTCTCCGTAAATATCGTTTTCGTTGGGTTATTGAAAATGGGATCAAGGATCTTGTTTCCAGTTATTTTATAGATGAGATTTTTGGTCTTGATCCAGTAAAAGTTGAATTTGAATTTTATTGTGTTATGGTAGCCAGGCTTGCTTATGAGTATTTTTTAAAAGAATTAGGGGGGCAGTATTATAATAAAGTTGATGGCAATAAATGTACCCTCCAAAAAATGCGTACGCTTCTATTTGAAAAAAGAAACTGTAAAATTGAGCAGGATCATTCCGGCAACTTAATATTGACTCTTTTGGACTGGCAAAAAAAAGGGACTATTGAAGATCATGTCTCAAAAATGCTTTTATCCTTAAAAGAAAAAGGTAAAAATAAAACCTTGTGGTGGAATAATCGTAGTGTTTTTCTGCGCGCTAAAAATCAGTACGATTTTTTAAAAAGTGTCCAATAA
- a CDS encoding DUF4338 domain-containing protein — translation MFTYRGRVVTDKDIIFIKELIAQNPDASRRALSRKLCIAWNWVQANGALRDMVCRGMMLELHRAGFIRLPDKKCNPHNPFVERRKPKKIQINQTLLETKLAKIRPLEFCQVRRSPHEKMFNSLIEYYHYLGYCHSVGEQLKYIVYTDGRPIACFAWSSAARHIGCRDRFIGWDAKTRKKNLHLLAYNTRFLILPWVRVPHLASHLLGHMIKILALDWRKIYNHPIWYLETFVDKTRFAGTCYKAANWKYLGDTTGRGKNDQTFKPNRSIKAVWGYPLAKNFRSLLRGDTQ, via the coding sequence ATGTTTACGTATAGAGGCAGAGTCGTTACTGACAAAGATATTATTTTTATCAAGGAGCTTATTGCTCAAAATCCGGATGCCAGCCGCCGGGCGCTTTCCAGAAAACTGTGCATAGCCTGGAATTGGGTCCAGGCCAATGGGGCATTGCGTGATATGGTCTGTCGGGGTATGATGTTAGAACTGCACCGTGCAGGATTCATACGTCTGCCGGACAAAAAATGTAATCCCCATAATCCATTTGTAGAACGTAGAAAACCTAAAAAAATTCAGATCAATCAAACTTTACTGGAAACAAAATTAGCCAAAATACGGCCGCTTGAATTTTGCCAGGTACGCAGAAGCCCGCATGAAAAAATGTTCAACAGCCTGATCGAGTATTACCATTATCTGGGTTACTGCCATTCAGTGGGCGAACAGCTGAAATACATCGTTTATACTGATGGGCGGCCAATAGCATGTTTTGCCTGGTCTTCTGCAGCGAGGCATATAGGCTGCAGGGACAGGTTTATCGGCTGGGATGCGAAGACGCGTAAAAAAAATCTGCACCTTTTGGCGTATAATACACGATTTTTAATTCTACCATGGGTGCGCGTACCACATCTGGCCTCCCATCTTCTTGGTCACATGATAAAAATCTTGGCCCTGGATTGGCGTAAAATCTACAATCATCCCATCTGGTACCTTGAAACTTTTGTGGACAAAACCCGTTTTGCCGGTACCTGTTACAAGGCTGCGAACTGGAAGTATCTTGGAGACACCACCGGCAGGGGTAAAAATGATCAGACATTTAAACCGAACCGATCTATAAAGGCTGTTTGGGGATATCCATTAGCCAAAAATTTTCGCAGCCTTTTACGGGGGGACACACAGTGA
- a CDS encoding GxxExxY protein: MGPRLLESVYQKCMAIELSDMGMKVETEVEIPVVYSGRKITDIGFRIDLLVESTVIVELKSVEAVKAVHKKQLLTYLKLTEKPLGLLINFNEVLLKNGITRIINTP, from the coding sequence CTGGGGCCACGTCTTTTGGAATCGGTATACCAGAAATGCATGGCGATTGAACTGTCAGATATGGGTATGAAGGTTGAGACTGAAGTGGAAATTCCAGTTGTCTATTCCGGCAGAAAAATTACTGACATTGGGTTTCGGATTGATTTACTTGTTGAATCAACAGTTATAGTGGAATTGAAATCAGTTGAGGCAGTAAAGGCTGTTCATAAAAAGCAACTCCTTACTTACTTGAAATTGACAGAGAAACCACTTGGACTTTTGATAAATTTTAACGAAGTTTTGCTCAAGAATGGAATAACAAGAATCATCAACACACCATAA
- a CDS encoding type II toxin-antitoxin system Phd/YefM family antitoxin, with product MQKQFSIAEAKNRLPTIVHYVEKGPYVELTRRGKPVAILLSIQEYERLSRKYTGFWNAISEFRRKTEDEGIEISDRDFNGLRDLSSGRGIELR from the coding sequence ATGCAAAAGCAATTTTCCATAGCTGAAGCAAAAAACAGACTTCCCACCATTGTTCATTATGTCGAAAAGGGGCCATATGTCGAGTTGACCAGACGAGGAAAACCGGTTGCAATATTGCTGTCGATTCAAGAATATGAACGGCTCAGTCGCAAATATACGGGTTTTTGGAATGCCATTTCGGAATTTCGGCGAAAAACTGAGGATGAAGGGATTGAGATTTCTGACAGGGATTTCAACGGGCTTCGAGATCTGTCTTCCGGAAGAGGAATTGAGTTAAGATGA
- a CDS encoding type II toxin-antitoxin system VapC family toxin → MMKYLIDTNVLSEAVKTVPDKSVMNMLERRQHEIVTAAPVWHELQFGYQRLPQSRKREIIASFLNDIVKRTMLILPYDDRAAEWHAGERARLSSKGLTPPFVDGQIAAISMVNGLILVTRNIDDFKQFLRLKIENWHNA, encoded by the coding sequence ATGATGAAATATCTCATTGATACAAACGTACTTTCAGAGGCCGTGAAAACAGTCCCTGATAAATCGGTCATGAATATGCTTGAAAGACGCCAGCACGAAATAGTCACTGCTGCTCCGGTTTGGCATGAACTTCAATTTGGTTATCAGCGCCTTCCGCAGTCCCGTAAACGTGAAATTATTGCTTCATTTCTTAATGACATCGTTAAACGCACGATGCTTATTCTTCCTTATGACGACAGGGCAGCAGAGTGGCATGCCGGGGAACGTGCCAGATTATCCTCAAAAGGCTTAACTCCGCCATTTGTTGATGGACAGATTGCGGCAATATCCATGGTGAATGGTCTGATTCTGGTAACACGGAACATTGATGATTTTAAACAGTTTTTAAGGCTGAAAATTGAAAACTGGCATAATGCATGA
- a CDS encoding four helix bundle protein, whose translation MLINSAKDLKVYKAAYELAMEIFEFSKAWPFEEKYSLTDQIRRSSRSVCSNLREAWAKRRYEAHFISKLTDVDGENSETDTWLNFARDCGYLSIADHDRLTERCRSVGKMLGSMLKNPGPFILKS comes from the coding sequence ATGCTCATAAATTCAGCAAAAGATCTTAAGGTGTATAAGGCTGCCTATGAACTGGCCATGGAGATATTTGAATTCAGCAAAGCATGGCCATTTGAAGAAAAATATTCTCTGACAGATCAAATCAGGAGATCATCACGATCGGTATGCAGCAACCTCAGAGAAGCTTGGGCAAAACGTAGATACGAGGCTCATTTTATAAGCAAATTAACCGATGTTGATGGTGAAAACAGCGAAACTGATACATGGTTAAATTTCGCCAGAGATTGTGGATATTTAAGTATAGCGGATCATGATCGTTTAACGGAAAGATGTAGATCAGTAGGCAAAATGCTCGGTTCAATGTTAAAAAATCCCGGTCCATTCATCCTGAAATCCTGA
- a CDS encoding type II toxin-antitoxin system RelE family toxin: MYKEQYHPVVKKDLRKIDIGVRKKIKNIWLPKLLSEPHDGKELTGPLSGIRSYHVKIGKVQYRIAYLLEENDFIINVLMIAKRESFYKILRDRIK; encoded by the coding sequence ATGTATAAGGAGCAATATCATCCAGTAGTTAAAAAAGATCTGAGAAAAATTGATATAGGTGTACGAAAAAAAATAAAGAATATATGGCTCCCAAAGCTATTATCGGAACCACATGACGGAAAAGAACTGACTGGGCCGTTGTCTGGCATTCGTTCGTACCATGTTAAAATTGGAAAAGTGCAATATCGAATCGCATATCTGCTTGAAGAAAACGATTTTATTATTAATGTGCTAATGATCGCTAAAAGGGAAAGTTTTTATAAAATCCTCAGAGATCGTATAAAGTAA